From Ipomoea triloba cultivar NCNSP0323 chromosome 5, ASM357664v1, the proteins below share one genomic window:
- the LOC116019055 gene encoding probable serine/threonine-protein kinase At1g54610 has translation MGCVSSKQARRDAKSSPVSSASVHARKGGQRRSLVGPTHSNVGFGGLEKIREESEEGEDEHSSPSRKISENNSKAAVKKGQPVKKAAFSIKFGRLTEAEHLAAGWPGWLSAVAGEAVEGWLPLRSDQFQRLEKIGQGTYSSVYKARDLDNGKMVALKKVRFDNFQPESVRFMAREITVLRRLDHPNIMKLEGIITSRSSCSIYLVFEYMEHDLSGLLSCPDVKFSDSQIKCFMKQLLSGLEHCHSRGVMHRDIKVSNILVNNEGILKIGDFGLANFVSARSKQPMTSRVVTLWYRPPELLLGSTRYGETVDLWSAGCVFAELFFGRPVLKGRTEVEQLHKIFKLCGSPSDDYWEQSKLPLAAIFKPQFAYESTLRERCKELPKSAVNLIETLLSIEPYKRGTASSSLNSEYFHTKPYACDPSSMPKFPPNREIDAKFRDEARRRKAGSGVRGSGSSRNMRRLRKGLAPTEEVEANIHASRRGNGSGSRGATVARMSTKSSYDTVSEAASQTATEVSQGDSICSVPAQMISSSSSYGWSKIKQDRAASRFHAYANSRSLTLNGTEPTALQSKDPLGSDEQDAGGFSIRASNLQVEQPLSFHTPDIYHSKELSVEEQPPPFLSPDIYQSRELSVDSDGRAFSGPLTYRVHKRQDDQAAQSVRRSRFFRDV, from the exons ATGGGTTGCGTCAGCTCCAAACAGGCTCGCCGCGATGCCAAATCCTCTCCGGTTTCCTCCGCCTCCGTTCACGCCCGGAAGGGCGGCCAACGCCGCTCCCTGGTGGGCCCCACCCACTCCAATGTCGGGTTCGGAGGGCTGGagaagatccgagaggagtctGAGGAAGGGGAGGACGAACATTCTTCTCCCTCCCGGAAAATTTCTGAGAATAATTCCAAGGCCGCCGTCAAGAAGGGGCAGCCCGTGAAGAAGGCTGCGTTTAGTATCAAATTCGGGAGATTAACGGAAGCGGAACACTTAGCTGCTGGGTGGCCTGGCTGGCTCTCTGCCGTCGCCGGAGAAGCCGTCGAAGGATGGCTTCCCCTCCGATCGGACCAGTTTCAGAGATTAGAAAAG ATTGGACAAGGTACATACAGCAGTGTGTACAAGGCGCGTGATCTTGATAATGGCAAAATGGTTGCCCTTAAGAAGGTTCGGTTTGACAATTTCCAACCTGAAAGTGTTAGATTTATGGCACGAGAAATAACTGTCCTGCGCAGACTTGATCATCCCAACATCATGAAACTGGAGGGCATTATTACTTCTAGGTCATCCTGTAGCATATACCTTGTGTTTGAGTACATGGAACATGATCTCTCTGGGCTGTTGTCTTGCCCTGACGTCAAGTTCAGTGATTCACAG ATTAAATGCTTCATGAAGCAGCTATTGTCTGGACTGGAACACTGCCATTCAAGAGGGGTAATGCATAGGGACATCAAAGTATCCAACATTCTGGTGAACAATGAAGGAATTCTGAAGATTGGAGACTTTGGTCTTGCAAATTTTGTGAGTGCAAGGAGCAAGCAACCGATGACCAGTCGAGTGGTGACCCTGTGGTATCGCCCGCCTGAGCTTCTGCTGGGGTCAACAAGATATGGCGAGACGGTTGATTTGTGGAGTGCTGGTTGCGTTTTTGCAGAACTGTTTTTCGGGAGGCCTGTACTCAAAGGGCGAACTGAG GTTGAACAATTGCACAAAATCTTTAAACTCTGTGGTTCACCGTCTGATGACTATTGGGAACAGTCCAAGCTTCCACTTGCAGCCATCTTTAAGCCCCAATTTGCTTATGAGAGTACCCTCCGCGAAAGATGCAAAGAGTTACCAAAATCTGCTGTGAACCTTATAGAAACGCTTCTCTCAATAGAGCCTTATAAGCGCGGAACAGCTTCATCTTCTCTTAATTCCGAG TATTTCCATACAAAGCCCTATGCTTGTGATCCATCAAGCATGCCGAAATTCCCACCAAACAGAGAGATCGATGCAAAATTCCGCGACGAAGCTAGGAG AAGGAAGGCAGGTTCCGGTGTAAGGGGATCTGGATCTTCAAGAAATATGAGAAGACTTCGAAAAGGACTGGCTCCTACTGAg GAGGTGGAGGCCAACATTCATGCTTCTCGTAGAGGCAACGGTAGTGGTTCTAGAGGCGCTACTGTGGCACGGATGTCAACGAAATCATCATATGATACCGTGTCAGAGGCAGCTTCCCAGACTGCAACCGAGGTATCTCAAGGGGACAGCATTTGCTCGGTCCCCGCACAAATGATCTCATCGAGCAGCAGTTACGGATGGTCAAAGATAAAGCAGGATCGCGCAGCCTCAAGATTTCATGCCTACGCCAATTCAAGAAGCCTAACATTGAACGGTACAGAACCCACCGCGTTGCAGTCCAAAGACCCATTGGGCTCAGATGAGCAAGATGCTGGCGGCTTTTCTATTCGGGCGAGCAATTTGCAGGTGGAGCAACCTTTGTCGTTCCACACGCCAGATATATATCACTCAAAGGAGTTATCAGTG GAGGAACAACCACCGCCTTTTCTGTCACCTGATATATATCAGTCACGCGAGTTATCAGTG GACTCTGATGGGCGGGCGTTCTCAGGACCATTAACATACCGGGTACATAAAAGGCAGGATGACCAAGCAGCTCAATCAGTTCGAAGATCACGTTTCTTCAGAG ATGTGTAA